TCACTTTCTCGCCAATGGCCGAAGTCGAAATTTCCTTCTCCCCGGTGTCGAGAACAAATCGCTCGATCCTATCGACGATAGCCTCCTGCTCCTCGGCAGGGACGGGGCGCTTCTCAAGCGCCTTCTGTATGCCAAGGCGGATTTTTTCACGGTCGTAGTTACCCCTTGAGCCGTCTTTTTTGACGATGAGCGGCCAAGTTACCTCGGCCCGCTCATAGGTGGTAAATCGGTGACTGCAGGATTCGCATTCACGCCGGCGGCGGATGGCGTTGCCTTCCTTCGTCGTCCGGCTATCGACGACACGGCTGTCGGGATGAGAGCAGGTCGGACACTTCATTTAATAATCGCCCAGGGCGATGGGGTCAGATAGCGGTCTCAGGCGACCGCTCCAGTTCTGAAATTTTAGAAACGCGCCGGGCATGGCGACCCGCCTCAAATGGGGTGTCGAGCCAGAGGCCAACCAGACGCCGCGCCTCGTCGGGATCAATGTCACGCTCGCCAAGAGCCATGACATTAGCGTCGTTATGTTGTCTGCTCAATAGCGTTATCCACTCATCGTAGCAATTTACGGCACGAACGCCCGGAAATTTATTCGCCACGATAGTCATGCCAGCTCCGGAGCCACAACTGATGATCGCTTTATCCGAGGTGCCCTCGCTAACCGCACGGGCTGCAGGGGCGCCAAAGTCGGGATAATCACAGGACTCATCCGAATTTGTACCGTAATCCGTGTAGGGGATGCCCCTTACATCGAGCACACCCTTCACCAACTCCTTTATGGCAAAGCCGCCATGATCACTGGCAAGGGCTACAGGCTTCATCAATACGGCTCCAAAGGAACTAGCACGGGGCAACCCGCTTACGGGAGGGGCGAGATCCCGAATACCGTAAGCACGGAAAGATTTAAAGTCAAGTAATTACCGCCCTTCGTTCTTCAAGGAGACTTTGGCGGCTTAGCCTCGCAGTCGAATTTTTTCTCGCAGACCTTGCGGCAGGAACCACGGCGCACTTTTGCCCGCTGGGAGGCCCCCGTCGTCGAGGCGCCCGCCTCGCTGAGATAGGCCTGCTGACAGACCTCCTCGCAGCCCCATTTCTTGAGCCCACAGCTTTTCCCAGAAGTGGAAGTCGTTCCGGGGCTACCCGGTCTTCCGGGTGAACCAGGCTTTCCGGGGCGGCCCAGCGGCCTCTGCACCACAGTTGTCGTATCGAGCGTATCACCACCCTCACACGTGATTTTCCCCGTGCCAATATCCTCGACCGGAGTCTCGCCTTTCTTGCATTTTTTCGCCGCCTCGGCCTGAGAGACAACTCCCTCGCCCGCGAATGATAAAAATCCTAGCATCAACACCAGAACACCGATTTTCGTGATAGACACTATTTTCTCCTTCAATCTGTCCCCTGTTATCCGGCGGAGGAAACCTCTGCCGGTCGGATGACGAATCCTGAGGCGGGCTCGCCCAATATCTTTCTGCCCGCCTCCTCGGCAACTTTCTGAAACGCACTCTCGGCAGCGAGCCGATCGCCCGCATCGAGCTTACCTCGCGCATCGAGCAGACCCATCACGACACCTACCCAGCTAGCCTCGGCGCCATGGTCGGGTGCCTTGTCTGCGGCAACTTCGAGCCACTTTCGGGCCTCCTCGCTCCGCCCTGCCCCGAATAGCAGCGAGGCTGCCATGACCAGAGGAATAGGGTCTCCATCGCGCATCTTTCCGCACGAGAGCATCGCGGAGGCCGCCTGACGCCTGGCCTTCTCATCTTCATTCGGTCGGTGGTGCGCCACGATTTTGTGCAAAAAATCCGGTGCGCCAAGATGTCGGTAGCCCTCTTCCCATGTTTTGAGTGCCCGGCGCTCGCGCCCAGCAAGCAGCCAGGCATCGCCCAGGCAGAGACGCGGCTTGCTATCCTCGGGTAGGCAACGAATGGCCTGCTCCAAAAGCGGCGCGGCGCCCTTGCCGTCCGAAAGCAATATTTTCAAGGCCGCCCCCGACATCAAGATTTCTCCCTCGGCTATTTTGTCGGCATTTCGCTGGGAGGGGGAGGCCCAGGTTGAGACCAGCTTCCGACAAACGGCCAGAGACTCATCCCATCGCTCCTGGGCGGCAAACATATCCCTCAGACGCCTGAGAACGTCCGGGTGCACCGCACCGCGCTCTCCCATTTGAAGGAGCATATTCTCGGCCTCGCCTGCACGTCCCACGGCTTCAAGATTGGCGGAAAGACGGACAAGGGCTTCAAGGGAGTCTGGCGTTAATGAATAGAGTTTTTCATTGCAACGGATGGCTTCTTCGAGATCGCCAGCCTCGGCGGCCAAATCGCCCGCCAACGAGAAAGCGGAGGATAAATCGGGATCGAGGCGCCCGGCTTTTCTTGCATGTCTTCTGGCTGCCTTGATTTTACCACGAGTGCGGAGGCCTTCGGCCTTGGCAAGGGTGCGTTGCGCCCGTGAGCGGCGGCGTACTTTGCGCAGGTCCAGCATGCGGAAAAAACCGGCAACGCCCGATTCGCTCCAACCGAGCAGACCGGCAAGCAGGGCCCCGCCCATGGCGGAGATAAAAATCAAGACGACAATGGGCATGGAGACGGAAAAATTCTCCGCCACACGGAAATCAACCATGGACCGGTTGAAATGCAGGATATAAACGGCAAGGGCAAGAGGAAGAGCCAGCGATATAAGCAGGCGAATTCCCATACTCTGGCTACCCTAAACCCCGCCTGTTCTCTTTCGAATTTCCATTTCGCTTTGCGCCGCCACCGTGAAGCGGGTGTACGGGATGGCCTCTAGCCGGATGAAGGGAATTGGCTCATCCGACTCCTCGCAAATACCATAGGTGCCATCCTCGATTCGCTTGAAGGCCAGCTCGACCTCGCGAAGGCGACCACGCTCTCTCTCGCCAAGCTCCATCATGACCTGCTTGGAATAGGTGGCCGCCGCCAAATCTCCGATATCCTGTGTGCCATCGGTTCCCAGCTCGTTGCTCTGGCGTTGCACAGACTCTACATCTCCCACAATATCTCTGCGCACTTCGTTAAGGCGGGAAACGAGAGCATCTAATTGCTTTTTTTTCAAATGTTTCACGTCATACCCTCAAGTACTATCAAGAAATTGAATTAGGGGCGGAACCAAGGGCCTTCACATCAAACACTGGGGCATGTGACCAAAGCTCTTCTAGGCGGTAGTAATCCCTTACCTTTTCATCAAAGATATGGACTCCTACATCACCACAATCCATCAAAACCCAGGTACCTTCGCTCATCCCTTCTACAAATAACGGCTTTTCTTTGATTTCTATGAGCTTTTCTTCAATTGCATCTGCCAAAGCCCTTACGTGACGGGTACTCGTACCATGACAAATAAAAAAGGCATCGAGCTCGGACGATAGCCCCCGAAGGTCTAGAATCGTGGGGTCTAAGCCTTTTTTAGAATCTACGACCTCGCTGATTATCTGAAGCCTATCGCTGAAATCGATCAAAAATACCTCGTAAGTTTAGTTGCCATTTCCATTGCTTCTATACAATCCGCGCCGGATTATAAATGCTTCAACAACCGGAGGCAATAAATTTTGTAAAGATTTTTCAGAAAATACTAGACCCCGTATCTTGGTTCCGGAGATATCAAGCGTGTTAACGGAAGCGAATCTTATAACTCTTTCAGAATCAATATATTGATACGTATTATCGCTATTTTTGTTGAACCTTACGCCATCGTCTAAATCTCTTAAAGTCGACTCTACAACGCTCATAACCTCAACTGCATTTTGCTCCCCTCGAAGGGTGACAGCAAAATTCGTCATTTTCAGCAGTCGTAGTGGCTCGCGCCAGGTGCTCAAAAGCGAAAAAGCATCGGCCCCAATGATGAAAAAAATATCATGCCCCCGGCAGGATCCCTCGAGCATAGCGGCCAGCGTATCGACGGAATATGAAACCCCACCCCGATCAATTTCAATAGAGTCGCAAACAAAGTGGGGATGCCCATCAAGGACCATGCGGACCATTTCGAGACGATCGGCGGCCGGGGCAATATCGTCTTCTGACTTATGTGCGGGGACGGCCAATGGGACAAAACGTACCTGCTCAAGGCCCAGTGCCACTCGCACCTCCTCGGCAGGGCGCAGATGGCCATAATGAATCGGATTAAAAGTTCCCCCCAAAATACCTATTTTCAATGACCTTCCGCCGCCGTTAAATATAAGTCAGTCGATCAGGGCCAAATTGTTGCGATGGATGACCTCGTCAAATTCCTTGCCCCCTAGAATCGCCGAGATTTCACTCGTCTGCTTTCCAGCAATTTGCCTCATCTGGGCGGCATCGTAATTGATCAATCCTCGTCCAAGGGATTTCCCCTTCAAATCCCGAATGTCCACCAGGTCGCCGAACCGAAAATCCCCCCCGACCTCCGCTACCCCACTTGGCAAGAGGCTTTTTCCGCGCTCAACAAGCGCCCGAACAGCGCCATCGTCGAGACGAAGCCACCCCTTTGGGCTCGCCGTGGTCCCAATCCAACCCTTTTTTCCCTTCAAGCGCGAGCCATTGGGAATGAAAAGCGTCCCGAGCACCTCGCCTTCAAGGGCACGTTTAATAATCCCCGGCGTACGCCCCCTGACAATTAGGGTAGAAATACCCACCCGGTTGAGCACCTTGACGGCGTTCATCTTAGCCGCCATCCCGCCATGGGCCAGCGGGTTCACGCTTTGGCCAGCCGCCTTCATAACGCCAGAGGGCAGGCCCTCGACGCGGGAGAGCATCTGGGCATCGGGGGATATTCTGGGGTCTGCATCGTAGAGCCCCTCGACGTCCGAAAGAATGACCACCAACTCTGCTCGGATCATCTGGGCCACCTGGGCGGCGAGTATATCGTTGTCGCCAAAACGGAGCTCCTCGATGGACACCGTGTCATTCTCATTAACGATGGGGACCACCTTCCGCGAGAGAAGGGTTTCGAACGTATTACAGGCGTTCAGAAAGCGCCCCCTCGCATCAAGATCCGCGTGGGTGAGCAGCACCTGGGCCATGTCCAACCCCCGGCGCTTGAAGGCACGACTATATGCCTCCATCAATATGGGCTGGCCCACGGCGGCGGCGGCCTGGCGCTCCGGGATGCCCGACGGCATGGCCTTCATTCCCAGCCGCTTAAGTCCGGCCGCGATCGCACCCGATGAAACGAGAACAACCTCGCGCCGCGAGGAGGACAACGCCGTTACCTGCGAGACAATTCGCCCTAGCACCCGGCGATTCACACCACTCTCCTCGGGCGATGTGAGGACAGAGCTACCCACCTTCACGACAATACGGCGGCTCTTGAGTGAGGAATCCTTGCGCCTTTGTTGCGCCGCTTTTCTCATGGGGCCTGCGCCCCCTCGCCGTTGTCTGCGGCATCTTCACTGGCAGTGCCACCGGCACTGCTACCGGCTTCAAGATCCTTCGAATTTTCCTCTTGCTCGAGAAGTGCACGCGAAAGACACCCGATAAGCGCCTGAAGGCCAAATCCTGAAACAGATGAAATCCCTAACACTTCATAACCTCTAGACTCGATCCCCGCCTGAAGAGCCTCTATCTGCTCTTTGGCCTCTGTCACATCAAGCTTCGTCATCACCGCCAAGCGCGGCTTTAGGGCAAGATCGGGCGAGAACAGTTCAAGTTCTTTTGAAATCGCATCCATATCGGCTAGGGCATGATCGAGCGGCACGCTCGCATCAACCAGATGGAGCAGCAACGAGCATCTGTCCACATGCCGTAAAAAACGCGCGCCAAGCCCTTTGCCGGCATGCGCACCCGGAATAATTCCTGGAATATCTGCCACCACACAGGAATGATAGCCTCCCAAATCCACGACCCCGAGATTGGGCTCAAGGGTAGTGAACGGATAGTCCGCTATCTTGGGGCGGCTGGCTGAAATTCGGGAAATGAGGGTGGATTTGCCTGCGTTCGGCATGCCAAGCAGCCCTACGTCGGCCAGGAGTTTGAGCTCTATATCGAGTTCCCTCTCCTCGCCCGGCTTGCCCTTGGTGGTTTTCCGGGGTGCCCGGTTGGTCGAGCTTTTAAAAAACTCGTTGCCAAGCCCTCCGCGCCCACCAGAGGCAAGAATTACTTCTTGCTCATCCTCGGAAAAATCGGCAATCAGCTCGCCCGTTTCCGCGTCGCGCACTATCGTGCCGATGGGAACCGAGACGAGCAAATCCTCGCCATCGGCACCGTGTCTGCGGCTACCCATGCCAGCCTGTCCAGCCTGCGCTTTAAGTCTAGATTGATGGCGAAAATGGAGAAGGGTGTTGACGTGGAAGGTGGCCCGGAAAATGACATGGCCACCTCGACCACCATGTCCGCCGTCCGGCCCCCCTTTGGGGATAAACTTCTCGCGCCGAAAACTCAGGCACCCGTCCCCGCCCTTGCCTGATTCAATATGCAGAGTTGCTGTATCGACAAACATCGCGGGGCCGCGGCGGATTACAGGGACAAGAATCTACTCAGCGGGCTCTACACTCACAAAGCGGCGGGCCTTCGCCTTTCGTTTAAACTGAACTTTTCCGCTGGCTTTGGCGAACAAGGTATGATCATTCCCCAGGCCAACATTATCACCAGGATGGAACACCGTTCCACGCTGGCGGACGAGAATCTCACCGGCCTTGACGAACTGGCCCGCGAACCGCTTCACACCAAGACGGCGACCTATGCTATCGCGCCCGTTCGAAGAGCTACCGCCTGCTTTTTTATGCGCCATGTCTAATTGCTCCCTTTGAGGATATCAGTCACCTCAATCTCGGTGTAGTGTTGGCGATGTCCCCGCTTCGTGCGAATATTCTTGCGACGTTTGAAGCGAAAAGCATACACCTTATCGCCCCGACCATGGCCACGAATCACGGCCTTGACTGTCGAGGCATCAAGCGAGCCCTTATCGGCGACAATGTTTTCGCCATCGACAATCAAGCGAACATCGTCAAGCTCTATTGCCTCGCCAACCTCGCCATCAATCCGCTCGACCTTCACCGAATCACCCTGCTCTAAGCGAACCTGTTTTCCACCAGTTTCAACCACTGCGTACATGAGGTGAATCTCCCAGGCCAATAGGCCCATATCATCCGCGCGGATTTTTCATCTCCCGCGCCTTTTGAAATCGGATAACCGCTAAAAAAATCTCACCCACCCCAAGACATTTGCGCCCAGAGCAGGCCCAGAAAAGCCTCTTCTTGTAGCAATGAGAGGGGCAGATTGTCAATTCGATAAAAGGCAGCGCAAATACATTAATTTCAAAGGGTTACATCTGCCCACCTAAAAGGGGTCAGACTGACACCGCTCCAGCCTCTGAATTGACCGATTTTACCTATTTTTAAGCTCACGCCTACGCCTTTTTTTTATTAGACGAAAAGAGACGCTTCCTGTCTTAATCGAGGCCTCGCGGCGTACCGGCAGATAACCTTCCTTCTGAACCACGACAATAAATCCGTTAAACATATCCTTGATGCCGTAACTGTAATTCAGGGTAACAGGCGACTTTCCTTGAAAGACATCGTTAACGAAAACATCTGCACCCGGCGGGTCGCTCGTGATTGTGAGCTGCCCGGTAGTGACATTCTTCACCTTTTCAGAAACGTTTTTATCCCACCAACTGCAACCTCCGGCAGAGAACGCCACCACCATGAGCAGCACGATAAGCGGCATGCGAAGAGCAAACATTTTATAGCGAATCATATTTTTCATCTTCAATCCATATTCCCATTAAGGTGTAACCTTGAGTCAAAATACCGGGCTATTGATGTTTCGGATCTGTGCCTGGAGGCTGCCCAACCGTTTGGCCAACCCACTCCTCAAGCATTTCGAGTAATAGACCCTGATCCCCGTCAGCTCCATAGCGCGAACACGCCAAACCATACACCTCGCGCACATGATTGAGCATGAACATGGTCGCGCCCATCTCCCGAGCCAGATCCGTAGCCATCGTGAGGTCTTTATGCATGAGCCCTACCGTAAAACCAATGGTGAAATCCCTCGGCAGGAGAAATCGCGGCCACTTATCGTAGGTTCCAGAATTTCTTCCCGAGCCGCTGTTCACGACATCGAGCACCTTATCGGGATCGAGCCCCAGCTTTGCACCAAAGGCCATGGCCTCGATCGAGGAGAGAAGATTCGTGGCCGAGAGAAAATTATTCACGCACTTCATGGCGTGGCCCGACTCGACCGCCTCGTCAATGTGAACGATATTACCGCCCAGGATTTCGAACAGGGGCATCGCCGCATCGACGAGCGCCTTGGCCCCGCCAGGCATGATGGCAAGCGTCGCGGCCTCGGCCCCGATAACCCCGCCCGAAACGGGAGCCCCGAGCATGAGGATGCCGCGATCGGCCAGATTTTTGGCCAATGCGGCCGTCCGCCGGGGATAGGACGAACTCATATCGATCAACAGCTTGCCAGCCGCCATATTTTCGGCAACGCCCCCCTCGCCGAGAATTACCAGCTCGACAATATCACTGCTCGGCAACATTGTGATTATCACGTCCGAGCGCTCGGCCAACTCGGCCAGCGAGGCGGCGGCCTGAACGCCATCTGGTTTGACGCGCTCAAGCGCTGCGGGGTCCGTGTCGTACCCGAGCACCGTAAAATCTCCCCGGCGCAAATGGCGCGACATGGGGGTTCCCATCTTTCCGATTCCAATGAAGCCAATAGTAGTGCGAGACGGATTAACTGGTTCCATTTCACCTCCCGAGGCCCCCCGGGGGGGGGACCACATAAACTGGTCATCATCAACTTGAAAAAGGCAATAAAGGACCAACAAACAACCCTGGCGCCGCCTCTCCAAACATTTGCGATGTCAGGATTCTAGCACTATTCAAAAATTGTTTATAGATTCACCGCCCGCTTTTAAGACCTGCCCCTTGCCTGCAAATTCACTATTCCGTGTAATTTTTATTATCCTTGTTGTGTGAATATTGTCATTCACGCTCAGAGTGATACTATCTTCTTATGGCTCCCGCCCACAGCACTTAGCTTTGCCGCCCGCATTGCCACCTTTAATACCCTGGAGATGCCAGATGGCGCCGATCACGGCGGAGCAAGTTGTGAAGTTCCTAGAAGAGAACCCCGATTTTTTTCTCGACAATCCTGAACTCGTTCAAATTAGTGGCCTCCTTAAGGAAAGCGACTCGGGGGAAAATCTTGTCGATATCCGAACCCGTCTCTTTGAGCGTCTCAACGATGAACGTCAGGAACTCATGGCCCTTCTCGATGAGACTATCGAACTCGTGCGGCAGAACGAGCAGATCGAAGGAGATTTTGTTGCAATCGAAAACCTCCTCTTCCGGCCCGAACCCACGGGGACGAGCCTGACTCGGATCGCCGAGGAGATCGAAAAGCGATTCTCTCTTGAGCATGTAAGCATCCTCATATACGAGTCAGAAAAAGAGGCCTTGCGCGAGGAGATGGATAAACCAGGCCGGATACGCCTTGTAGATGAGGACGATGGAGAATTTCCAGGTGACGTGCTTCTTGCAGGTGGGATCGAGGAGGGAGCGGGCGCTCCGTTTCCAGACGAAGTGCGCTCCTCCCTGCACTCGACCGCCATTATTCCCCTGCGCGACGGAGGGCAACTACTGGGCCTGCTTCTTTTAGGCTCCAAGGACCCCGAGCGCTATATGCCAGGCATGGCGACCCAACTACTTGAGCGGTTGGCCATGCGGATGGGAATGGGAATCAGTCTTCTTTTGCGCATAGCCGAGGCGACCAGCGCAGGGAGCCCGGACTCGATCAAACCCGGGAAAAAGAAAAAAAACACTTCAAAATCCGCCTGATCCAAAACGGTAGTTAGGCGCGAGCGCCCTCTCCTATCGCCGCAAGCGATGTTATTTCCTCGATACTCTTGAGTCTCTCAAGCGAGCGCACACGCTCGACAATTAGTTTCCTTGCCTCGGCGTCAAGTACCGGGCCCGTCAGATCATGAAAGCGCTCAATTAATTCATCCCAGGAAAGCGGATTCCTCGGATCTCCCTTGGGGTTGTCCTGGTGGCCTTCAAAAGTGCCGCGCCGCGTGACAATTTTCACGTGCGCCTGCCACTCATCCGGAAATTTCTTCTCGAGCTCCGCATCGCCGTAGCATTGCACCTTGTCAATTATCGAGGTGTAGACCTTAGAGCGCAGGAAATCGTCCGAAAACTCATCGAGCCCCGCCTTGCGCCTCAGCAAAGCGACACTCACCGCATAGTGAAGGCTGAACTGGGCGTCCACCACGTTCTTCGGGCTCACCTTGATGTCGCTCGGCTCAACAACCACCATCACCGCCGTCTCTGGCACGCGCACCTCGATGCGGGAGACCTCATCGGGCTGGATATCATTCTCTCGGCAGAGGCGGATAACCAAGTCCACCGGCCCATGGTTGTAGCGGCAGGTGGCGTGAGGCTTTATCGCCGTCTCGCAAATCTCCCAGTACTCGCCCAGCCGCTCAGTGACAAATTCTGGGTGCGCATCATCGCTGAAAGCGTGAAGAAAACCGTACTTGCCCTCGATAATATCCTCGGGCCCGGTGTAGCCCTCCTGGGCCAGATAGGCGGCCATGATGCCGCTGTGGGCCGCCCAGCCGGGATGAAAGCGTTTCGTCCACGAACCGGTTTCGAGGAACTGCATCGAACTCGACGCCTGACTGCCCGCGATGCCAAAAGCGTTCGAGGTCGCCTCGCGCGAGAGGCCAAGCATCTTCGAGGCGGTCACAGATGAAGCGAAGGTGCCGCAAGTGCCCGTGGGATGAAATCCTCTTTCATAATGACTTTTCGGGTTAATCGCATTGCCCACCCGGTTGGTTACTTCATAGCCGGCGACGATGGCCTCGATTACGCGCTTGGGGTCGGGGTTGTGCGCCTCGGCGCAGGCAAGAGTGCTCGGCATGACACTCACCGCCGGGTGGAGGCTTGAGCGCGTCGTCACATCATCCATCTCAATAGCATGGGCTATTCCACCGTTGGCCAGCGCGGCGTTCGGAGCGTCGGTCAGAGTGAGCGCACCAACCAGGCGGCATGGGCCCTGGGGAGCGTGTTTTTTCACAAAATTGTAGAAAACGCGCGAGCTTCCCGTCTCGCTCGCCCGAAGGGCGACACCGAAATAATCGAGAAGAAAATATTTCGCCCGATCACGTGCCTCCTCGGGAAGGGAGTCATACTTAATATCGTGGACATGCCCGATAAGATCTTGCCCGATTCCCATGGCGCGTCTCCTTTTGATGAGATTCCAATGTAGTTTTGTGATTATGCCGTGAAACGCCCTCCCTCTGCTATCTGTTCCAAATCCTTGTCAGAGGCAGCCGAGAAGGGTTAAAATCAGTGCGTTGTCTCACCACCCGCTCCGGGAGGGTTCCATGAGCGATTGTTTATTCTGTAAAATTGTCGCCGGTGAAATCCCATCGACCAAGGTTTTCGAGGACGAGCGCCTGCTTGCCTTCGAGGACATCAGCCCCGCCGCGCCCACTCACATCTTGATCATTCCGAAAGAGCACCTCGGCTCGATTCACGAGGCTGGTGAGGAGCACAAAGAGATGATTGGAGAAATCCACCTCGCTGCCATCCGTATCGCCAATGAGCGTGGCCTGGCCGAGAGTGGCCCCGACCGGGGCGGCTACCGCATCGTCAACAACTGCGGGGCCGATGGCGGACAAACCGTCGCGCACCTCCACTTTCATCTTCTCGGCGGACGGGCAATGACCTGGCCCCCAGGCTAGAGATGAGGAGGTTTACATGAGCGCCTACAACTGGAAATGGAGCCTCGCCCAGCTTCAGGAACTCTCGCGCTTCGATGAAAGTTGGTGCAAACAAGGCGAGGAGAACACCTGGCTCGATAGACTGTCGGTCGCCGCGCGCGAGGCGCTTCACCGCGTCATCGCCCAGGACTTTGACTGTTCGGCCCCCGAGATGGAAATCCTTTACTCGAAATTAGAGAAAATCACCCAACATCACTACTTCGACAATGTACGCCGGGAGGGAGGAAACGCCTCCGCTTAGTCGACCATTGCTTAATCGTCCGCCTGGACACGCCCCCTCGTTTTCTTTGTACCCGAGCGCTGGTGTTTTTCCTTGAGCCGTCTCTCCTTTGAGCCCCGCGTAGGCTTTGTGGCCGAGCGCCTCTTGGGCCGCTGCGCCACCTCCTCGATCATGACCCGCAGCTTCTCGATGCAGTCAGCCACGTTGCGCCCCTGATCGCGAAACCGCTGGCTCGACATGACCAGCTCGCCCTCCAGGGTGATTCGGCGGCGAAACTTATCTAAAAAACGGCGGCGCACCTCCTCTGGCAAGCTCCCCGTTTTCGCCACATCCCAGCGAAGGGTGGCCTTCGTGTTCACCTTGTTGACGTTCTGGCCACCCGCCCCCGAGCTTCGTGAAAACTGAAAATCGAACTCGCGCAAGGGAATTTTGAGCCTGTTGTTTATCTCAAGCATTCAACAGCCTCCAAATCGGAGAATCAAAGTAAAAGAATTTCATAATAACACCCAATAATAATACAGAAGAAAATAGCGGCATTTCCAGCAAAATGGCACAATTGCATCAGCGCGCTATCAATACTATTGGAGCCAGCCTCATGATGAACGATTTCAACATTGTTGTTGAGGGACGCGACGGAAAGTTCATCGTCAACAAAAATGATGTCGTTGTAAGCCGCTCATTAATCCTTTACGGCGAATACGCCCGCCAGGAAATGAAATATTTCAAAACTTTCTGCGCCCCGGGCGACGTCATTGTAGAGGTCGGCGCCAATATCGGGGCCCACACAGTTGGATTGGCCAGAACCGTCGAAAACCAAGGGCAAATCATTG
The nucleotide sequence above comes from Nitrospinaceae bacterium. Encoded proteins:
- a CDS encoding MmgE/PrpD family protein — its product is MGIGQDLIGHVHDIKYDSLPEEARDRAKYFLLDYFGVALRASETGSSRVFYNFVKKHAPQGPCRLVGALTLTDAPNAALANGGIAHAIEMDDVTTRSSLHPAVSVMPSTLACAEAHNPDPKRVIEAIVAGYEVTNRVGNAINPKSHYERGFHPTGTCGTFASSVTASKMLGLSREATSNAFGIAGSQASSSMQFLETGSWTKRFHPGWAAHSGIMAAYLAQEGYTGPEDIIEGKYGFLHAFSDDAHPEFVTERLGEYWEICETAIKPHATCRYNHGPVDLVIRLCRENDIQPDEVSRIEVRVPETAVMVVVEPSDIKVSPKNVVDAQFSLHYAVSVALLRRKAGLDEFSDDFLRSKVYTSIIDKVQCYGDAELEKKFPDEWQAHVKIVTRRGTFEGHQDNPKGDPRNPLSWDELIERFHDLTGPVLDAEARKLIVERVRSLERLKSIEEITSLAAIGEGARA
- a CDS encoding histidine triad nucleotide-binding protein, yielding MSDCLFCKIVAGEIPSTKVFEDERLLAFEDISPAAPTHILIIPKEHLGSIHEAGEEHKEMIGEIHLAAIRIANERGLAESGPDRGGYRIVNNCGADGGQTVAHLHFHLLGGRAMTWPPG
- the arfB gene encoding aminoacyl-tRNA hydrolase; translation: MLEINNRLKIPLREFDFQFSRSSGAGGQNVNKVNTKATLRWDVAKTGSLPEEVRRRFLDKFRRRITLEGELVMSSQRFRDQGRNVADCIEKLRVMIEEVAQRPKRRSATKPTRGSKERRLKEKHQRSGTKKTRGRVQADD